The genomic window TTTTACCACCTGCACTTGGAGGAAAACACACTGCAGGTAAGAACACGGAATAGCTCCTCTGGCACACAACACAAACCCCTGAGTTTCACTCCTAAAAAACCCACTGAGGACGTTTATTCGTGACCCCAGAATGCAGCCACGTGTCAGGATGGTGTCAGGagagctgtcccagcccagctcaccTGATAGATGCCCGGGAGCTGGCTGTGacctggagcaggtgctgcagggccaCCTCCGCGTTCTGCTTTGCCGCGGCCAGTCCCGCCTGGCCCGCCCGCAGCGCCTCGCTCTCCAGCTTGGAATTCCTCAGCTCAGCCTGGGAGGAATGGGCAAAAACCACGTGAAACAaccacagagctccagcagaTACTCCTCAACTAATGAATGCATTCCCACAGCAGTTTATGGGTGTGTAAGGTAATAATTAACTAATCCAGACATAGTGAATACAATAAAACAATGTAATAAATAGCAACTAGATCCCATAACCAGACTGCCTGGAGGGAGTGTCTTCCCAGAATCGTTAGGGGCGGAAGGGATCCCCAGAGATATCCAATCCAACCCCCTGCCgagggtcacctagagcaggtgacacaaGAATGTTTCCAGGTGTGTTtggatgtctccagagagggaggctCCATGCATTCCCTGGACAGTTTGCTCCAGGGTTCTGACACCCTCcatggaaagaagttcttcctcctTTTAGTTTctggccattgctcctcatcctgtcactgggcattgctgaagagtctggcaccatccagGCCCTCCCAGCTTCTGACAGGATACCACAACTCCCAAGCCTTTACTGAACCTGAAAACATGCTCAGCATTTTCCCAAGAGCCTACAAAAATCTTGCAATATCCTTTCCACTGGCTCAACTCcgagaggtgtccctgcagccccagcaaTGCTGCTCTGTACCTGGAGCAGTGCATTTTCCTGTCTCAGTTTGGCAGTGCTGTTCTCAGCTTTGACAGCCCGTTTCTGCAACAGAACAGAGATTATTGAAACCACAGCGTGCTGAGGCTAAACCAGGCAGCTTTGAGCTACATGGGAATGAGTGATTCCAGCACAGAACTTGGAGGGATATGGTTTGTGTTACACCATGCCATGTTCTGAATGTTTTAGGAGGTAGGAACagccccctccttccctcctcactgCTCCTTTCTGGCATCTGCAGaacctccccaccctcacagggaagaatttcttcctgacatCTGATCTAAAACCTAAGACCAGCACTTACAGTCATCAGCTGGAGATTCTGCTCCACATGCTGCACCATCGCTTCCAAATCCCGcgcttctttttcttctttgattttgttttcctcaagcTTTTTCTCAAGCTTCCTCATGCTTAAAAAAACAATAGATGGCATCCAGTAAGCACTTGTACCATTAAATACTTCAGGAAGGAAATTCTAGGAAAGAATCAAGAATCTCATTGTtataaggaaaattaattcttccCAGAGAACTCCAGTTCTGGGGTGTGGCTCAGGGGATTTCTCTGTTCCACATCCACCAGCATTAATAGGAGCTGAGTGAggaacacacaaacacactcaCATGTCAGCTGGCTACTAACTTTCCAAGactttttcaattaaaaaagacaGGTTTGCTGATGCAGTTTTTAATAAATAGGATCGATTTCAACTCCATTTGTCTTCTTTAAGGATGCTGTTTCTAGTGAGCACCTCTTCTAAGCCAACCCCTTACATGGTTATTTCCCCCCACACTGTGGCTCACGCACTTGTCTGCTTGAGTTTCGGACAGAATCTGAAGCTTATTGATCTTGCTTCTCAAAATAGCATTCTCTTCttttagctaaaaaaaaacccaaacaaaaacctctcATTAGGATTGGGGTGCATTTTTGCAACAATACCAACAATCCAAGATCAATAACAGAACATTCAGCTTTAACACTGGAAATTCTTGCACTTTCTAATACATTCAAGCTTAATTTTACCTTCAGTTTACCCATCTGGAAACCACTTCACTAACCCTGTGGGGCACAGGAATGCGACACTGAACCACCAGTGCAAACGTGGCTAATTAATGCTGCCAATTCGAAACATGACCTCAAGGGCCAGGAGCACGAGGAAGTCACCTGGGTCATGCGcggggcagcaggacagagaagGTACTGGACCTGATTCATGCTGAAAAGCACATTTCCAGACCTAATTCTCTTCCTCAGCATCTCTTGGTGGCAGCAGGCGGTGACATCGAGTTCTGTAACAACCTGGCGCGCAGCTCGGGGCTCGCCTGACAGAGGCAGGAGCCGGGAGGGCGGGCAGCGCTCACCTGCTCGTAGCTCGGCTGCGGGAGGGGGACacagcccggccccggggggACCCCGAGCGGCGCCGCGCAGGAGCCGCCACTGACAAGGTGGGCCTCCTCTACGGCCAGCGGCTGGTAGCTCTCGCtccattcctcctcctcctcctcgtccccCGACTCTGCGGGCACTGCGGGGAGCGGCGGCACGACGGGCCCGGGCCAAGCCCCCTGCGGAGGGGAGAGCGGGGCTGAGGGGGGTGTCCTGACGAGATGGGACGGGGACCCGGCCGCGCTACCGCCCAGGGCCTTACCTGTGTGTCACCGCCCGCCCCGTCACCGCCGCGGGACTTGGAGCGGACGAACTCGTGGAAGGAGAACGGGTTGGGCTCGGCCGGAGcccccgggagcggcggcggcgccgccaTGGCCGCCTGAGGGCGGGGCGGGGCTCCCCCGTCGGAGCGGACCAATGAGCGCGCGGCTGCCGCGGCCCCGCCCAATCGCGGctccgcccccgccccgcgggccccgccccgccccgtgACCCCGCGCTCCCGGTGGCGGCAAGATGGCGGCGGCCATGGCGTGGCTGCGGCGCGGCGCctgcggcccggcccggcggtGAGCGCGGCCCCGGCACCGCGCGGGGTGGGGACGGCGCTGGGGACCGCGGGGGACGGGGTGGGGACGGGCGGCAGCGCTCGGGACCCGCTCTAGGAGGGGATCAGCGCTCGGTAGCGGCCTTGGCGGAGGCGCCGCCGGCGCGCCCGGCACGGTGCGCCCGCAGGCCGTGacggtgtccccggtgtcccgcAGGTGCGGGCTGGCGGCCGGCCGGAGCtacagcggcggcggcgcgtACCCCAGCGTGTCGCTGACGTGCCCGCTGCCCGGCGTGCCCAAGGCCGTGTTCGCGGCGGCCGAGAGCCGGGAGCGCTTCGAGACGCGGGTGACGGTGCTGGAGAACGGGCTGCGCGTCGCCTCCCAGAACAAGTTCGGGCAGTTCTGCACCGTGGGCAGTGAGTACCCGCCGGGGCTGGCGGCAGCCGGccggggcagggctgtggcggTGTCGCCTCGGCTCCCCCCGAGTCGGGGGTCTGTTTGTAAGGACCGGGGGTGTGAAAGTCACGCTGGTTTATTCTCTTCTTTATGCCAGTTCTGGTAAATTCGGGATCAAGACACGAAGCGAAATACCTCAGTGGTATCTCCCACTTCTTGGAAAAGCTGGCTTTCTCCGTGAGTACTGCCCTGGACTCCCCAGGGGTTCCCAGACCTGCACGGGGCAGCGAgggagagcagccaggcagggcctGACCCTCAGGGCTCTCTGCACTCGAGCTGTTTAAACCGTGGTGACAGAGTTaatagagtcacagaatattaatttcttgttaATTATCACGGCTGTAATTATATTTTGGAAGTCTCTGTGCTTTCACCTGCAAGGTTGGCAAATCGTGATCAAATCGTTTGACTAAAAGGATGTAGATGATAGTCTGGGCTACGCTGAAGGGTTACAAGCAGTTATTGCTTTACTAATTAATAACACTGGTATCTTCTTCCTTAGTCCACAGCTCAGTTTGGCAGCAAAGATGAAATTCTCCTCACCTTAGAGAAGCATGGAGGCATTTGTGACTGCCAGGCATCGAGGTGGGATGCTTCTGCTGTTACCTGGTGTTGTAGCACTGACAACACTTTgagtctttttttctgctgtgggCCACGAAAAGCCACTTTTTGTTCCCAAGCAGCAGCAATCCATTTGCGGTGGCTGCTGGGAAGCTACAAAAGTGAGCCTGAAAGGATTATAAAATTCAGATCTATTGAATTTAATGATTaaacaattaaataatttaatgatTAAAACAGCTTCATCTGTGATTTCCTGATACTGAGGTGACACTGAATGATCCCAGAAGTGACTTCTCAGTGCAGAACCTGTTTTTTGTGTTGCAGGGACACCATCATGTACGCAGTGTCTGCTGATGCCAGAGGCCTGGACACCGTGGTCAACTTGCTGGCTGATGTAACGCTCCAGCCCAGGTTATCAGGTCTGGGAACACAATTCTCTGCCtcaaaaaaacatttccaacaGATGGCTTGCTCTCAAGAGCTCAGAATTCTTGAAGTGAGCTTGCAGCAGCTGGGTGTTTTGTGTAGGGTTGCCATCCCTTGCTTTGTCTTGTTGCAGATGAAGAAATTGAGATGACCCGAATGGCCATAAGGTTTGAGCTGGAGGATCTGAATATGAGACCTgacccagagcctctcctcaCAGAAATGATCCATGCGGTAACACACTGGAAATTCCACCCTGTGTGCAGCCTCCTGCTGCATTCTCTTCCTCATGGTCTTTTTGGCAGCTTCAGGGTTTATTTTAGACTCTtctaaattcagatttttttgtgtgggGGGGAGAATTTGGCTGTCCCTTCACTCTGAAATCCAGCATTCCACACAGGTGGAAGATTCTAACCCAagctaaaaaataaatctatctGTAACTTCTCTTTATTGATGTTGGTGACAAAACCTTACTGAGTTGCACTGACATTAGTGAAAAAATGCTCAGCCTTTCCTCTCTTAGAAGTGGGCTtaattccaaaacaaaaacGGGTTTAGAGAGGGGGTTtagagaaaaatgaagtgatGTTTGTGACTTTAATGTCTCTGTTCCCTTTTAGGCAGCCTTCAGAGACAACACAGTGGGACTGAACAGGTTCTGCCCCGtggaaaacacagacaaaatcGACCGGGACGTGCTGCACTCGTACCTGAGCAGTTACTACACCCCAGACAGGATGGTGCTGGCCGGGGTGGGGATTGAGCACGAGCACCTGGTGGAGTGTGCCAGGAAATACCTGCTGGGGGTGGAGCCCGTGTGGGGCACTGGGCGGAGCAGGGGCGTGGACAGGTCCGTGGCTCAGTACACCGGAGGCATCGTCAAGGTAAATGGTGCAGGTGGCATCAAGCATCTTGCTCATTTCTCTacaggcttttgcttttctaaagtTACATTTCATGAGTATGAGCCCAAACTGGCCATGGCAGCTGTTAATTGTGATGTGGTAATTATTGGGAATGTATCAAACTGGGTACAACAGGGAAAATTGGTGTTAATAATCTGTCTGCCCTTCCCACAGGTGGAAAAAGACATGTCAGATGTGAGTCTGGGCCCTACTCCCATCCCAGAGCTCACCCACATCATGATTGGGTTAGAAAGCTGCTCATTTTTAGTAAGTATTAACCTAAAGTCCTGCATTTTGGATGCCCTGTACTTGGAGAATCCCAGGAACACTGACATTACACAGACATTAACAtttttgctgctgcactgcacaTAAAAACAAGCAGctttttctgtgacattttgCTGAAGGCCTTGACCTTCAGACTCCTcttgtgctgtgttttttttttctcccctttacTCACCCCAGACCCTTGAGAACTCTGCCATTACCTGACTGAGTTTCTTGTTGCAATCCAGGAGGACGATTTCATTCCTTTTGCGGTGCTAAACATGATGATGGGAGGTGGTGGCTCTTTTTCAGCTGGAGGGCCTGGCAAGGGCATGTTCACCCGGCTGTACCTCAATGTGCTCAACAGGTTGGTTTGTCTTGCTGTTGAGGGGTGGCAGAAACAGTCCTGTAGCAGGttcacatgggaaaaaaatgaaagcaaccCCCCCAGGTTTTACATCAGCTTATTCTGCTTGGAACGTGGGACTGGTTTGTCAGTTGGCATTTTGAGAGGGTGAAAGTACAGGGCAGAAGTGACCAGGAAtcctgttttcttccacttGTCCTATCCATGCTTTAATCAGGGGATATTAACAGGATTGGCTCTGTACTGTCCTGGGTTGGTCTCAAGGATTCAAGTGGAGAGAGGGGAGTAGATGCCACATGCATAAATTGTCAGAGGCAGGGATTGACAATTCTCATTGCACTGCTGAGAATCCTGAAAATGCACTAGGAGGGAGCTCACTGAtgatgtttgttttaatttttgcattgtaaattctggtttttaaattttaaaatactgtttgtaTTACTCACAGGCACCACTGGATGTACAATGCCACCTCTTACCACCACAGCTATGAGGACACAGGTCTCCTGTGTATCCATGCCAGTGCAGATCCAAAACAGGTACAGTCCTGTACTCACAGACAGGTGTCCTTAAACAGTAACCACATCACTCAGTACCACACAGTGGTGTTGACACAAGAAGCATCGTTCTGATCTTCTTTCCATGATCTGTTTTCCCCAGGTTCGGGAGATGGTGGAAATCATCACCAGGGAATTCATCCTCATGGCAGGAGCAGTGGGAGAGGTCAGCAGCACATTTGAACTTGCAGATGGTCTTTGAGCTGAAATaatccttggaagtgtccaaggccaggttggatggggcttggagcaacctgggatagtggaagatgtccctgcccatggcagggatggggctggatggggtttaaggtccttcccaacccaaaccagtctgggattctgtgaatgCATTGCACTGACTGTGCTAGAATGGGTTTTTATAGACAAGTTTGTTGCATTTCTGTAAAAGAGTACAGCAACATGAGCAATGCATCCACAAAGGGAGAGGTGTCTGCAGAACTCTTCCCTGTTACCTTGTATTAGAGAGCAGcaaccagaatttttttcatttcctgctcATTCACAGGTAGAACTTGAGAGAGCAAAGACACAGCTCAAGTCCATGCTCATGATGAACCTGGAGTCTCGGCCAGTGATCTTTGAAGATGTGGGGAGGCAGGTTCTGGCAACCAACACAAGGAAGCTACCTCACGAGCTCTGTGCCCTCATCAGTGAGTAGACAATGCTTTGCCTTGCCTTGAGGGAGCTGTAGGTACACTTAAAATATTCTTGTAGCACTGGCGAATTGCCTTTGAAAGCCTGGGGGCATAAATActacagaaatacatttcagaCTGAGCTTAATTGCTTTCAAGCTAACACAGGGGCTTACTTTAGTCAGAAGGGAAAACCAGAATCATGGTAGAGAAGGTCTGGAGTTGGTTTTCTGAGCATCAGCCTAAAGCTGCTTTGTGCTGTTCACAGTGGAGTtgtcacagctctgccttttttctgtctgcagGTCAGGTGAAACCCACGGATATCAAGAGGGTGGTGACTAAGATGCTGCATAAGAAGCCAGCAGTGGCTGCCCTGGGTGACCTGACAGATCTGCCCACGTATGAGCACATCCAGGCCGCTCTCTCCAGCAAGGACGGGCGGCTCCCGCGGCTCTACCGCCTCTTCCGATAgagcagcacctcctgcccgGCCTCAGACTCCCttcttttttaatggtttttttgattttcatGTTGCTGTaccaccctccctccccccaaTGCTCCCAGGCATTCTGTGCAACCATGGAGCTGAGCAAAGCTGCTTCGGAGCACTGGACTGTGAAGAGCTCGTGTAAGgagccagccctggctccagAGGAGGAGTTTGAGCCTCTGAGTAGGTCACAAGAGGAGATGGTGTTGACACCCTTCTCTTGGCTTTGGGGAGAACAGAGCAAGCCAAAATATTCATCACTACAGTGAAAGCACATCTCTGAGCAGTcagtcactgctgtgctgcctcttcATCACCCCAGCAGTGGAAGTGGGGCTGTCACACGAGGCCCCAGTGTGCCCTTCCTGAGGAATGTGTGGCACCTTAAAGAGCTTGGTTTACGTGTCTGAATTGAAAGAATATTTATAACTGTTACCAAGGTGAACAAAGACTTGGTCAGACTAAATTAGGAAAATAATAGTTATTGTCCCCAGTGAAGTTTGGCAAAAATGTCCTGCAATCCAGGTTTTGTTACAAATCATGGATCCATTTCATCAGTGTAATTCACCATCTGACAAGGAGTCACCCACCTGGGAATAACTTCATCATCTTGCTAGAGCTCTGAGGGAAGCAGACCCATGACAGAACCAGTTTTCTGTGGAGTTCCTCTGCAGAGGTACTGTACATAATGGACACTTGCTTGAGAATGAGAACGATCCTATTCTTCAGGTTTTTCACTTGGACATGAACTGTGCTAAAGAATAAAAGTTCTTTTCCTCCAGCGTTGCTATACAGTTATTAAAATAtgagttgctgctgctgctgcaccttAAACTTGTGCCTCATTTCCTCAGTGTCACCCAGATGGACTTAAGGCCTTGCAAAAAGAAGACACAATCATCAGTCTCACAGCAGAGATATGGCTCAACTGAAAGGCAAGATGATAAAATGACAACATTTAGAAATGTGATCTTGACTGACACCATGTCACAGAAAGCCAAGTGCCGCACGTATGGCATACTGAAGAAATGGAGACTcaaaagaggaataaaacacTGGATTTATATAATCCCCTAATACATGGGTGTAAAAATACAAGACAGCTGTGTTGCAGCACTTCACTGCTAGATGTGTGTGGTAAGGAGCaatccagctgggagcagagcactgTGAGGCTGCTGTTACCTGCTTTACCCCGTCCTTTCCTCATGCAACTCAAAAGATGTTGCATTGCTTCCTGCAGAGCCCACAGTGTGGAAGTCCTGTTCAGTTCTTGTGTATGTTTGTGAGGAAATAAAGAGACCTCTGAACAACTGAAGCAAGTAGTAAGAGTTCTGAAATTCATCTGCCAAGGGTTTCTTGAACTGGCAGGTGGAACATACTTTGTTCAATGCAAACAATTCCAGAGAAATCTGTCCCGCTCCTCCAGCTGAAGACAAATGGCCCAGGTCACCCAAACATGCACCATGCAAAGAACTCTGGTTCTGACAACAATAAAAGCTGGTTCTCAGTTAAGGTattgcattaatttatttttattcctttaaaaagaaaggaaatccaAATACCTGATGGCTACAGACAGGTCAGTGCCATAAATGTACCGCAGAACAGGAGCCTGTCTTGGACAGGTTGCATAGTCAGCAGCACTTCCTCCAAGGTGTTTGCATGATGTTTTAGGTCCTAAGGTGATTAACGATCCCATCTGTGCCCATGAGGAGTTCTTAATTATTAGCTGTACTTAACATTTTACCAGTGCCATACTGGTCCTTGTAGTATATATAGCCTTAAGACAACACTACTTCAAAAATAGCAAGTTATTCACAGTTTACtgatttggaaaaataaaaccaaaaggaatTGACTGTGATTGGAGGTAATGGAGCTGTGTGGAGCTGAGTGGCTGCAGTTGCTCTGCAAACCTCCCTGGTGCACTCACTTGACATCACTTTGGTGAAGCATCACACAGTGCCTGTTCTGAGACCATgatttccagctcctgctgctgaaggcaggTAGTGTTTAATCAGCCCTGGGGAGGACAAGTGAGTTCAGGAAGGGATTGCTTCAAGCAGTCTCAGCAGACAAATATATGGCCTGAGAGTTTGGTATTTACCCCCTTAGTAACAGAAGGCCTAGAGAATGATTATTGAAAGGCAATGTTTCTACACTTCAATGTACAGGAGTACATTCACACACAATTTGCTGTAGAGGACCCAAAAAGCCCAACACAGGAGCACCATCCAGACACAGAACTGCCCAAGGCCATGAACTGGTCCCTGTTACTCATTGAACAGAATACCAACGCTTGGCTACAGAGAAGGAGCAAACCCAACCCCACACTGGATGTAAGTGAACCTGATCAAAccaaagagacaaaagaaattcACCTTTCTGCAGGCTTTTCTTAGGTCCCCTGCCCTGGGTGATGCCAGttccagcagctgtgcccctgcgTGGAGGGGAATCAAGGGTCTGCACCCAGTGGCTTCCTAAGATAGTCtggttaaaaagaaatcaattacACCAGTTGGGATGGATGTCTTAAATAACTGACTCCTTTTCTTCGGCAGAAGCACTCGAGCTACATGGATTAGCTCATGCAAATGAATCCAGGATGAGGTTTAAGACATTCTTCACAAGCCACAGCAACTGCCAGAGGTGCTTAAGCAGACAATTCCCTGCAGAGTTTGCCAAGGCCTGAAATCCTCTTTCAGAGCACCTCTACCACGAGCATTGCAGAGCTCCCAGCTCAAGAAATGCTACATATGCTGCTGGATCTTTGGTCCTTTTGTTCCAGGCGTTTCTGAAGTTCCCTTGTAGTCCGCCTCCTTATTCCGATTAAATACAGATCTCTGTCAAACTGCCCTGCAGCCAGTGGGATGCTGCAACAGAAGCACAAGCCAGCAGGTCAGGGCATGAATGCATTCTTGTTTGCCCAGCATTTCCCTACTACTTCATACAACAAAGGCCACAAacctaattttttctttcttaaggCATTCAGCTACTGCTGTGGGAGAAACAAGAGTTGTTCTTCCACGGCAACAAGTTAAGGTTTTTCACAGTACTTTAAAATGCTGGTTTGTAAAAGGGAAATGCAATGTAAAAGGGAAACTTTAAATTTTAGCACAAAATGGCCTGCATTCATATATAGAGGACTTTCTTTATGACTCTAAACTAAAGCCCACTCATTTGAAAAGCTAAACCAGGTTACTGCTAATTTGGTGTACTCACTGGTGTGGTTCACCTCAACAATTCTTACCTTGGTCTGTTTTAGGGAGGCCAGAGGAAACCTGAACAGCCCATCACACACTGCTATTTAATGGGTAATTAATATCCATAAACAAAAATTCCCATTTGTAATTGCACTGTTGATTAAATACTTTGAGAAATCACTTTTCTTGATACTCAGGTCTTGAAAACCCTGACCATTGTTACTCacaaaaaagagaataatttcaGTGATTTAACCACATTTTTTAAGGAGTTCTGCTAATGCAACAGCCTACAGTAGGACATTAAGAACTTGAAGGATCTCAAAATACTCCACTGACatccagctgtgctgaaatgcagccaccactggggaaggaaaacagaactgaTCCCAAAGAGGGAACGAGGAAGAGGAAATCTGCCCATGCtgacagggaaaacaaagagctgcATCCCAGATAAAACACAGATTTATATTCAATTCCAGTGGGCTCTGTTTA from Corvus moneduloides isolate bCorMon1 chromosome 21, bCorMon1.pri, whole genome shotgun sequence includes these protein-coding regions:
- the ENTR1 gene encoding endosome-associated-trafficking regulator 1 — translated: MAAPPPLPGAPAEPNPFSFHEFVRSKSRGGDGAGGDTQGAWPGPVVPPLPAVPAESGDEEEEEEWSESYQPLAVEEAHLVSGGSCAAPLGVPPGPGCVPLPQPSYEQLKEENAILRSKINKLQILSETQADNMRKLEKKLEENKIKEEKEARDLEAMVQHVEQNLQLMTKRAVKAENSTAKLRQENALLQAELRNSKLESEALRAGQAGLAAAKQNAEVALQHLLQVTASSRASIRQLLSGAESLQLVADLLKSIDRISEVSEDGQ
- the PMPCA gene encoding mitochondrial-processing peptidase subunit alpha, whose protein sequence is MAAAMAWLRRGACGPARRCGLAAGRSYSGGGAYPSVSLTCPLPGVPKAVFAAAESRERFETRVTVLENGLRVASQNKFGQFCTVGILVNSGSRHEAKYLSGISHFLEKLAFSSTAQFGSKDEILLTLEKHGGICDCQASRDTIMYAVSADARGLDTVVNLLADVTLQPRLSDEEIEMTRMAIRFELEDLNMRPDPEPLLTEMIHAAAFRDNTVGLNRFCPVENTDKIDRDVLHSYLSSYYTPDRMVLAGVGIEHEHLVECARKYLLGVEPVWGTGRSRGVDRSVAQYTGGIVKVEKDMSDVSLGPTPIPELTHIMIGLESCSFLEDDFIPFAVLNMMMGGGGSFSAGGPGKGMFTRLYLNVLNRHHWMYNATSYHHSYEDTGLLCIHASADPKQVREMVEIITREFILMAGAVGEVELERAKTQLKSMLMMNLESRPVIFEDVGRQVLATNTRKLPHELCALISQVKPTDIKRVVTKMLHKKPAVAALGDLTDLPTYEHIQAALSSKDGRLPRLYRLFR